In Dysgonomonadaceae bacterium zrk40, one genomic interval encodes:
- a CDS encoding MarC family protein, with amino-acid sequence MMVFDVVEIISAFLVLFAIIDVTGSVPIFLNLRSQDKSIHPEKAATYSLVILIGFLFIGEWILKLFQLDISAFAVAGAVVLLILSIEMIFGVEIFKNDSSSTDNSSTLFPVVFPLIAGPGSFTTLLSMRAEYHIINIILAVVLNLVIVYLVLRYLDLVKKLLGESGAYILRKFFGVILMAIAVKLLTSNLSVLIASVNGGIA; translated from the coding sequence ATGATGGTTTTTGACGTTGTTGAGATTATCAGTGCCTTTTTGGTTTTGTTCGCAATCATAGATGTGACCGGTTCGGTGCCCATCTTCCTGAATCTGAGAAGCCAGGACAAATCAATTCACCCGGAAAAGGCGGCTACCTATTCGCTTGTCATTCTGATTGGTTTCCTCTTCATCGGCGAGTGGATCCTGAAACTTTTTCAACTTGATATCTCCGCTTTCGCGGTGGCGGGTGCAGTGGTGTTGCTGATCCTCTCCATTGAGATGATCTTCGGGGTGGAGATCTTCAAGAACGATAGTAGCAGCACCGACAACTCTTCTACTCTTTTCCCTGTTGTATTCCCGCTTATTGCCGGTCCCGGGAGCTTCACCACCCTGCTCTCCATGCGGGCGGAGTATCACATCATCAACATCATCCTGGCGGTAGTGCTCAACCTGGTAATCGTTTATCTGGTGTTGCGTTACCTCGATCTGGTGAAGAAGCTACTCGGTGAGAGTGGTGCCTACATCCTGCGCAAGTTTTTTGGCGTGATCCTCATGGCTATCGCTGTGAAGCTGCTCACCTCCAACCTGAGTGTGCTGATTGCCTCTGTCAATGGTGGTATTGCCTGA
- a CDS encoding YccF domain-containing protein — MKTLGNIIWVLFGGIFIAIEYILGSVALMITIIGIPFGLQSLKLAEMALWPFGKKVKQRESASGCLSLLMNVIWFFVGGIPIILTHLLFGILFYITIIGIPFGNQHFKLMKLAFTPFGKEIV; from the coding sequence ATGAAGACGCTTGGAAACATTATCTGGGTGCTCTTCGGTGGCATCTTCATCGCCATCGAGTACATATTGGGCAGTGTGGCACTGATGATCACCATTATCGGCATCCCCTTCGGATTGCAATCGCTGAAGCTGGCCGAGATGGCTCTATGGCCTTTTGGCAAGAAGGTGAAACAGAGAGAATCGGCATCCGGCTGTCTCTCCCTGCTGATGAATGTGATTTGGTTTTTCGTGGGAGGAATACCCATCATATTGACGCATCTCCTGTTCGGAATCCTCTTTTACATCACCATCATTGGCATTCCCTTCGGGAACCAGCACTTCAAGCTGATGAAGCTGGCGTTTACTCCTTTCGGCAAAGAGATCGTGTAG
- a CDS encoding DUF4835 family protein, translating into MRGVVTVLLLIWSCTTGLFTLTAQELRATVTVNGAALHGSSKELIHSLEESLHAFLNGHQWGDNYTRSDRKVDCSFTLLLTQQVPDGSFRGELYVQSRKHGEAVSPGTTMLVLRDREIEFSYNAYQPLIFDLHAIRDNLTAVTAYYSCLILALEQDANESLGGTSYFRMMEQIASGAASQRWKGWEMSRRQGNRSSIAAAFNDGSLESFRLMWYRLHADPQLTTAAEAVEVLYTLYRERPGNPMLTLFADGRLPELVSILARGDHDEREQWLRQLREIYPTRNDALEKLRQ; encoded by the coding sequence ATGAGAGGAGTTGTTACAGTTTTACTCTTGATCTGGAGTTGCACCACGGGTTTGTTCACCCTTACTGCTCAGGAGCTCCGGGCAACGGTGACCGTGAACGGGGCGGCTCTTCACGGGAGTAGTAAAGAACTGATCCACTCACTGGAAGAGTCGTTGCATGCTTTTCTCAACGGTCATCAATGGGGTGACAATTATACCCGATCAGACCGGAAGGTGGACTGCTCCTTTACACTACTGCTGACCCAACAGGTTCCTGATGGATCATTTCGGGGTGAGCTCTATGTCCAGTCCAGAAAGCATGGCGAAGCAGTCAGTCCGGGAACGACCATGCTGGTTTTGCGTGACAGGGAGATTGAATTTAGCTATAATGCTTATCAGCCATTGATTTTCGATCTTCATGCCATCCGTGACAACCTTACCGCTGTAACAGCCTATTACTCCTGTTTGATCCTCGCGCTTGAACAGGATGCCAATGAATCACTCGGTGGGACCTCCTACTTTCGGATGATGGAACAGATTGCTTCAGGAGCAGCGTCGCAAAGATGGAAAGGGTGGGAGATGAGCCGCCGGCAGGGCAACCGATCATCCATCGCGGCTGCCTTCAACGACGGTTCACTCGAATCTTTTAGGCTGATGTGGTATCGGCTTCATGCCGACCCTCAGCTCACCACAGCTGCCGAGGCGGTGGAGGTGCTCTACACGCTTTACCGGGAACGACCCGGCAATCCGATGCTCACCCTCTTTGCTGATGGCCGATTGCCAGAGTTGGTGTCTATCCTGGCTCGAGGTGATCATGATGAGAGAGAGCAATGGCTGCGACAGTTGCGTGAAATTTATCCCACGAGGAACGATGCACTCGAAAAGCTGAGACAATAG
- the tatA gene encoding twin-arginine translocase TatA/TatE family subunit, which translates to MNPLLINLNGWEIPIIVLVILILFGGRKIPEFMKGLGKGINSFKKGLNDIEEDIKTDPTDSNSTTDKK; encoded by the coding sequence ATGAATCCACTGCTGATTAACTTAAACGGATGGGAGATACCCATCATTGTACTGGTCATTCTCATTCTTTTCGGGGGGAGAAAAATTCCTGAATTCATGAAAGGATTGGGGAAAGGCATCAACAGCTTCAAAAAGGGATTGAACGATATTGAAGAGGATATCAAGACAGACCCCACCGACAGCAACTCAACCACCGATAAGAAGTAG
- a CDS encoding RidA family protein: MNKKIIFTENAPAAVGPYSQGVEMNGVLFLSGMLPIDPATGDLVSGGVREQTTQIFANIRQVLAAAGISPEQIVKTTVFLHDMSLFGEMNEVYAAQFNGNYPARSAFAVKGLPKNALVEIEVIAMR, translated from the coding sequence ATGAACAAGAAAATTATTTTCACTGAAAATGCTCCGGCTGCCGTTGGGCCTTATAGCCAGGGAGTAGAGATGAACGGGGTGTTGTTCCTGTCAGGTATGTTGCCCATCGATCCGGCAACAGGGGATCTTGTCTCCGGCGGTGTTCGGGAACAGACCACACAGATATTCGCCAACATCCGGCAGGTGCTGGCTGCTGCCGGAATCAGTCCGGAGCAAATCGTGAAGACCACCGTCTTCCTGCATGACATGTCACTCTTCGGCGAGATGAACGAGGTGTATGCCGCACAGTTCAACGGCAACTACCCAGCTCGTTCGGCTTTTGCGGTGAAAGGATTGCCTAAGAATGCACTGGTGGAAATTGAGGTGATTGCAATGCGATGA
- a CDS encoding OmpH family outer membrane protein, with product MKNSTPYIVSGVLAVALIILYILHFTTGRQGNNPSGTDLSLLLNDSSITLPIAYVNVDSLLMNYNFAKDLNESLLRKEESTRATLNQRQNQINSAAQEFERKLRNNAFLSQERAQQEQERIVQMNQEYQQLAERLTQEFMLEQEKLNIQMEDTIKARMIEFSKDKHFEIIFSNRTTSTVLYSDKKYDITNEVITFLNNRYGPATAAAKPEE from the coding sequence ATGAAGAATTCTACTCCTTACATCGTCAGCGGTGTGCTGGCGGTTGCCCTAATCATTCTCTACATTTTGCACTTCACCACAGGCAGACAGGGAAACAACCCCTCCGGCACAGATCTTTCCCTGTTGTTGAATGATTCTTCCATTACCTTGCCTATTGCCTATGTGAATGTGGATTCCCTCTTGATGAACTATAACTTCGCGAAAGATTTGAATGAATCGCTGTTGCGGAAAGAAGAGAGCACCCGTGCCACACTCAACCAGCGTCAGAACCAGATCAACTCGGCTGCTCAGGAGTTTGAACGCAAGTTGCGCAACAATGCTTTCCTGAGTCAGGAGAGAGCACAACAGGAGCAGGAGCGGATCGTACAGATGAACCAGGAGTATCAGCAGCTTGCTGAACGGCTCACACAGGAGTTCATGCTGGAACAGGAGAAGCTGAACATTCAGATGGAAGATACCATCAAAGCCAGGATGATTGAGTTTAGCAAGGATAAGCATTTTGAGATTATCTTCAGCAACCGCACCACCAGCACTGTACTTTATTCTGATAAAAAGTATGACATCACCAATGAGGTGATCACCTTTCTGAACAACCGGTACGGACCCGCCACTGCCGCAGCCAAACCGGAAGAGTGA
- the recN gene encoding DNA repair protein RecN, which produces MLKRLSIENYALIDSLQINFDRGFTVITGETGAGKSIILGALSLILGQRADPRQVKPEEPKCVIEGLFDISAYRLKPLFDEHEWIYEGDECILRREIWATGRSRAFINDSPVYLNDLKLLGERLIDIHSQHQNLSLNDNQFQLNVVDLLAGTGMELTSYREAYAAYRAAEKALLELRERNRRNREEEDYLRFQHHTLTEASLEEGEQERLEEELEALTHSEEIKSGLFEVTNLLSGEQQNVEAILRTVRDRLQSLKVVFARVGALSERVESAYLDLKDVGEEASRLFEKVEFDPGRQQVVEERLSMLYDLEKKHGVADLGGLLALRDEIDKKLQQIESLDEQLEMQEKEASDRKRIMLEKATQLSEKRRAATPAIEQQLIERLEYLKMPHARFHCQIVSGREPDATGSDDVEFLFSANKNRAPQPVSQIASGGEISRLMLSLKAMIGGATALPTIIFDEIDTGTSGEVADRVGAVMKNMSREMQVIGITHLPQIASKGEAHFAVCKKERGNSVATEIDRLSGEERVGEIARMLSGAEVTEQAVANARVMLKTN; this is translated from the coding sequence ATGCTAAAGAGACTATCCATAGAAAATTATGCACTGATTGATTCATTGCAAATCAACTTCGACAGGGGATTTACGGTGATCACAGGTGAGACGGGTGCCGGTAAGTCGATCATCCTGGGTGCCCTCTCGCTGATACTCGGTCAAAGGGCCGATCCGCGACAGGTCAAACCGGAGGAGCCCAAATGTGTGATTGAAGGTCTGTTCGATATTTCTGCATACCGGTTGAAACCCCTATTCGACGAGCATGAATGGATTTATGAAGGTGATGAATGCATCCTGCGGCGTGAGATATGGGCTACCGGCAGGTCAAGGGCTTTCATCAATGACTCCCCGGTATATTTGAACGACCTGAAATTGCTTGGAGAACGTCTGATCGACATACATTCGCAGCATCAGAACCTCTCACTGAACGACAACCAGTTTCAGCTCAACGTGGTGGACCTGCTCGCAGGTACCGGGATGGAACTGACGAGCTACAGAGAAGCCTATGCTGCTTATCGTGCCGCTGAGAAAGCCTTGCTGGAACTGCGTGAACGGAATCGCCGGAACAGGGAGGAAGAGGATTACCTCCGCTTTCAACACCACACACTGACGGAGGCTTCGTTGGAAGAGGGCGAACAGGAACGGTTGGAAGAGGAGCTGGAAGCTTTGACCCACTCAGAGGAAATCAAGTCGGGGCTCTTTGAAGTCACCAACCTGCTTTCGGGAGAACAACAGAACGTGGAGGCGATACTTCGTACGGTGAGAGACAGATTGCAATCGTTGAAAGTTGTATTCGCCAGGGTGGGTGCTTTATCGGAAAGGGTAGAGTCAGCCTATCTCGACCTGAAAGATGTGGGAGAGGAGGCTTCACGCCTGTTTGAAAAGGTGGAGTTCGATCCCGGACGACAACAGGTCGTGGAAGAGCGGCTCAGTATGCTCTATGACCTGGAGAAGAAGCATGGCGTTGCCGATCTGGGGGGACTGTTGGCCTTGCGTGATGAGATCGACAAAAAGCTACAACAGATTGAATCACTGGATGAACAGCTTGAGATGCAGGAGAAAGAGGCTTCTGACAGGAAGAGAATCATGCTTGAGAAAGCAACTCAGCTGAGTGAGAAGCGGCGCGCTGCCACCCCCGCCATTGAACAGCAACTTATCGAAAGGCTGGAGTATCTGAAGATGCCTCACGCCCGATTTCATTGTCAGATTGTCTCCGGCAGAGAGCCTGATGCCACAGGCAGCGACGATGTGGAGTTTCTCTTCTCAGCCAATAAGAACAGGGCTCCTCAACCGGTTTCACAGATAGCTTCAGGGGGTGAGATCTCCCGTCTAATGTTGTCACTGAAGGCGATGATTGGAGGTGCCACCGCCCTGCCGACCATCATTTTTGATGAGATCGATACCGGAACTTCCGGAGAAGTTGCCGACCGCGTGGGGGCAGTGATGAAGAATATGAGCCGGGAGATGCAGGTGATTGGTATCACGCATCTGCCACAGATAGCCTCAAAGGGGGAAGCTCACTTCGCGGTCTGCAAGAAAGAGCGTGGCAACAGTGTCGCAACCGAAATAGACAGGCTGAGTGGTGAGGAGCGGGTGGGCGAAATTGCCCGCATGCTGAGTGGTGCCGAAGTAACGGAGCAGGCCGTGGCGAATGCCAGGGTGATGCTGAAAACAAATTGA
- a CDS encoding aminoacyl-histidine dipeptidase — translation MTIKELQPTAIWHYFHDITQIPRPSKKEERILAYLLNFAKEHQLEVKQDQAGNILITKPATPGREEAPTVILQSHVDMVCEKNSGVEHDFDNDPIETIIDGDWIKANGTTLGADNGIGVAAQLALLAADDIAHGKIEALFTVDEETGLTGAYSLGKEFLTGNILINLDTEEEGEIYIGCAGGKGTRAYFKYKEKEAPKGYFWFRTEVKGLRGGHSGSDIDKGLGNANKILSRFLKSLTGKKYGMLLSEIGGGNLHNAIPREAYALVGVKAKYKEEIRVKVNTFLADLQNEYKHTEPNLDLHLESAPIPSKVINRKTTEKLLLSLCACPHGVIGMSSDIEGLVETSTNLASVKMLPDLRIEIGTSQRSSVESQKRYVVEMVSSVFTLAGAKVTHSEGYPGWKPNPDSAILELAKEEYQKLYDKEAKVKAIHAGLECGLFLEKYPTLDMISIGPDMTDVHSPDEKMKISSVGKFWDYLVKILEAV, via the coding sequence ATGACCATAAAAGAACTACAACCCACTGCCATCTGGCATTACTTCCATGACATCACCCAGATACCCAGACCATCGAAAAAAGAGGAACGCATTCTGGCCTATCTGCTCAACTTCGCGAAAGAGCATCAACTGGAAGTCAAACAGGATCAGGCAGGAAACATACTGATCACCAAACCCGCAACCCCGGGTAGAGAAGAAGCCCCCACAGTGATCCTCCAATCGCATGTGGATATGGTTTGCGAGAAAAACAGTGGTGTGGAGCACGATTTCGACAACGATCCCATCGAAACCATCATCGACGGTGACTGGATCAAGGCCAACGGTACCACGCTGGGAGCCGACAACGGCATTGGTGTTGCCGCACAACTGGCTCTTTTGGCTGCCGACGACATCGCTCACGGCAAGATCGAAGCGCTTTTCACGGTAGATGAGGAAACCGGACTGACGGGAGCCTACTCTCTTGGGAAGGAGTTCCTCACCGGTAACATCCTGATCAACCTCGACACCGAAGAGGAGGGGGAAATCTACATCGGTTGTGCCGGGGGCAAGGGTACCCGCGCATATTTCAAATACAAGGAAAAAGAGGCGCCAAAGGGTTATTTCTGGTTCCGCACTGAGGTGAAGGGTCTCCGCGGCGGGCATTCGGGAAGTGACATTGACAAGGGGCTGGGAAATGCCAACAAGATCCTTTCCCGCTTCCTGAAGTCCCTCACCGGCAAGAAATATGGCATGCTGCTCTCAGAGATCGGTGGCGGAAACCTGCACAATGCCATTCCACGTGAAGCCTATGCGTTGGTGGGTGTGAAGGCGAAGTACAAGGAAGAGATCAGGGTTAAGGTCAACACCTTCCTTGCAGATCTGCAAAATGAGTACAAGCATACAGAGCCAAACCTGGATCTGCATCTCGAATCGGCGCCTATCCCTTCAAAGGTGATCAACCGGAAAACGACCGAGAAGCTGTTGCTTTCGCTCTGCGCCTGTCCGCACGGGGTGATTGGCATGAGCAGCGATATCGAGGGACTGGTAGAGACCTCCACCAACCTGGCATCGGTGAAGATGCTTCCGGACCTGCGGATTGAGATAGGCACCAGCCAGCGCAGCTCGGTGGAATCACAAAAACGTTACGTGGTGGAGATGGTCTCCTCGGTCTTCACCCTTGCAGGGGCGAAGGTAACCCACAGTGAAGGATATCCGGGATGGAAGCCCAACCCTGATTCGGCTATTCTGGAACTGGCAAAAGAGGAATACCAGAAACTCTACGACAAGGAGGCAAAGGTGAAAGCCATACATGCCGGACTGGAATGCGGACTCTTCCTGGAGAAATACCCCACACTCGACATGATCTCCATTGGTCCGGACATGACCGATGTGCACTCTCCCGATGAGAAAATGAAGATTTCCTCTGTTGGAAAATTCTGGGATTACCTGGTGAAGATACTGGAAGCGGTGTAA
- the tatC gene encoding twin-arginine translocase subunit TatC, translating into MTEKEMSFWDHLEEFRWTLIRIIIAVVTFSIAGFILIPRIFDNVILAARSSDFVTYRFLEKAGEFIPFLPDFSAESFEVEILNISMTTQFMTYISTSLAFGVLCTIPYILYELWKFISPALYENEAKGVKTAFGFGGFMFVIGSMVGYFVVFPLIFRFLITFELSDSIENMISLDSYMSNFYTLILIMGLVFELPLVFWLLSNLGLVYRPFFRKYRRHAVVGALLAAALITPSGDPFSLIVVTIPIYMLWEISAFMVKKEPPVEEDEQDLPTIIE; encoded by the coding sequence ATGACAGAGAAAGAAATGTCCTTTTGGGATCATCTGGAAGAGTTCAGGTGGACACTAATTCGAATCATTATCGCAGTGGTCACTTTCTCCATTGCCGGGTTTATCCTGATACCCAGGATTTTCGACAACGTCATCCTGGCTGCACGCTCATCCGACTTCGTCACCTACCGTTTCCTAGAAAAAGCAGGTGAGTTTATCCCTTTTCTGCCCGATTTTTCGGCAGAGTCATTTGAAGTGGAGATTCTCAACATCAGCATGACCACTCAGTTCATGACCTATATTTCCACCTCGCTCGCTTTTGGTGTGCTTTGCACCATCCCCTACATATTGTATGAACTTTGGAAGTTTATCAGCCCCGCACTCTATGAGAATGAGGCCAAAGGGGTGAAGACTGCTTTTGGGTTCGGTGGATTTATGTTTGTCATTGGATCTATGGTGGGTTACTTCGTGGTGTTCCCCCTGATCTTCCGCTTTCTGATTACCTTTGAACTCAGTGACTCCATCGAGAACATGATCTCCCTCGACTCCTACATGAGCAACTTCTACACCCTGATCCTGATCATGGGACTGGTCTTTGAGCTGCCACTGGTTTTCTGGTTATTGTCTAACCTGGGGCTGGTATACAGGCCTTTCTTCCGCAAATATCGTCGTCATGCGGTGGTGGGAGCGCTCCTGGCAGCGGCACTGATCACACCGTCGGGAGACCCCTTCTCACTCATTGTGGTCACCATTCCCATCTACATGCTCTGGGAGATCAGCGCTTTCATGGTCAAGAAGGAACCACCGGTAGAGGAAGATGAACAGGATCTACCGACGATCATTGAATGA
- the rlmB gene encoding 23S rRNA (guanosine(2251)-2'-O)-methyltransferase RlmB, which yields MKEKEMIFGIRAVIEAVEAGKEIDKVLVKRELSGELFMELQQLLHDHEIPMQRVPVERIDRVTRKNHQGVIAFTSAVAYQKLEHIIPLLYEQGKSPLFLLLDGVTDVRNFGAIARTCEVAGVDAIVIPARGSVSVNADAVKTSAGALHTIPVCREQSLKEAIIFLKNSGVKVVAATEKAAAFYTESDLTVPVAIVMGAEDTGVATDHLRVSDELVKIPQFGSIQSLNVSVAAGVLIYEVVRQRGIS from the coding sequence ATGAAAGAGAAAGAGATGATCTTTGGCATTCGTGCCGTGATTGAGGCGGTTGAAGCCGGGAAAGAGATAGACAAGGTTCTGGTAAAGCGTGAACTCTCAGGAGAGCTTTTCATGGAACTACAACAACTGTTGCACGATCATGAGATTCCGATGCAACGGGTGCCAGTGGAGCGTATCGATCGTGTCACACGCAAGAACCATCAAGGGGTGATTGCTTTCACATCGGCGGTTGCCTACCAGAAGCTGGAGCACATCATCCCGCTGCTGTATGAACAGGGGAAAAGCCCCTTGTTCTTGCTGCTTGACGGAGTCACCGATGTGCGTAACTTCGGAGCGATTGCCCGCACATGCGAGGTTGCAGGTGTCGATGCCATCGTGATCCCGGCGAGAGGCAGTGTGTCGGTAAACGCCGATGCGGTAAAAACTTCTGCCGGGGCGTTGCATACCATTCCTGTATGCCGTGAGCAGAGCCTGAAAGAAGCGATCATCTTCCTGAAGAACAGCGGGGTGAAGGTGGTCGCTGCTACCGAGAAGGCGGCTGCCTTCTATACCGAGAGCGATCTCACCGTACCGGTTGCCATCGTGATGGGGGCTGAAGATACCGGGGTAGCCACAGATCATCTGCGGGTGAGCGATGAACTGGTGAAGATACCGCAATTCGGCTCCATCCAATCGCTCAATGTCTCTGTAGCCGCAGGCGTGCTGATCTACGAAGTGGTGAGACAGCGAGGGATTTCATGA
- the eno gene encoding phosphopyruvate hydratase, with translation MRIVSISGREVLDSRGNPTVEVDVLTESGAFGRAAVPSGASTGENEALELRDGDKGRYLGKGVLKAVTNINEVIAPALLGMNVLEQTNIDAKMLELDGTKTKSNLGANALLGVSLAVAKAAADYLGLPLYRYIGGTNTYVLPVPMMNIINGGSHSDAPIAFQEFMIRPVGANSFREGLRMGAEVFHSLKKVLHDKGLSTAVGDEGGFAPNLAGGTEEALESILNAIKNAGYAPGKDVMIGLDCAASEFYKDGIYDYSKFEGANGKKRTREEQVAYMEELITKYPIDSIEDGMDEGDWDGWKLLTEKIGDRCQLVGDDLFVTNVEFLEKGIKMGCANSILIKVNQIGTLTETLNAIEMAHRNGYTSVTSHRSGETEDATIADISVATNAGQIKTGSLSRSDRMAKYNQLLRIEEELGDRAVYGYKKIK, from the coding sequence ATGAGAATCGTAAGTATTTCAGGAAGAGAAGTGTTGGACTCCAGAGGGAATCCGACCGTGGAAGTGGATGTATTGACCGAGTCAGGTGCTTTTGGTCGTGCTGCTGTTCCATCCGGTGCTTCAACCGGTGAGAACGAAGCGCTGGAGTTGCGCGACGGCGACAAAGGCCGTTACCTTGGCAAGGGTGTGCTGAAAGCCGTGACCAACATCAACGAGGTGATTGCCCCCGCGTTGCTGGGGATGAACGTGCTGGAACAGACCAACATCGACGCCAAGATGCTGGAATTGGATGGCACCAAGACAAAATCGAACCTGGGTGCCAACGCATTGCTGGGTGTTTCTCTGGCGGTGGCAAAAGCAGCTGCCGATTACCTGGGTCTGCCCCTCTATCGTTACATTGGTGGTACCAACACCTACGTGTTGCCCGTTCCCATGATGAACATCATCAACGGTGGTTCACACTCAGATGCCCCCATCGCTTTCCAGGAATTCATGATTCGCCCCGTAGGCGCCAACTCTTTCAGAGAAGGCCTCCGCATGGGTGCCGAAGTGTTTCATTCACTGAAGAAGGTGCTTCACGACAAGGGGTTGAGTACTGCTGTAGGTGACGAAGGCGGTTTTGCTCCCAACCTGGCCGGTGGTACCGAAGAGGCTCTTGAGTCGATTCTTAATGCAATCAAAAATGCCGGCTATGCTCCTGGTAAGGATGTGATGATCGGTCTCGACTGCGCTGCTTCTGAGTTCTACAAGGATGGTATCTACGACTACTCCAAGTTTGAAGGAGCCAACGGCAAGAAAAGAACCCGTGAAGAGCAAGTGGCTTACATGGAAGAACTGATCACCAAGTACCCGATTGACTCGATTGAAGATGGTATGGATGAAGGCGACTGGGATGGCTGGAAGCTGCTCACCGAAAAGATTGGTGACAGGTGTCAGCTGGTTGGTGACGACCTGTTCGTAACCAACGTTGAATTCCTCGAAAAGGGAATCAAGATGGGTTGCGCCAACTCAATCCTGATCAAGGTGAACCAGATCGGCACGCTTACCGAAACGCTCAACGCCATCGAGATGGCACACCGCAACGGTTATACAAGCGTTACCTCGCACCGTTCGGGTGAAACCGAAGATGCCACCATCGCCGACATCTCTGTTGCCACCAACGCCGGACAGATCAAGACCGGTTCTTTGAGCCGCTCCGACCGTATGGCCAAGTACAACCAGCTGCTTCGCATCGAAGAGGAACTGGGTGACCGTGCCGTTTATGGTTACAAGAAAATTAAATAA